In Planctobacterium marinum, the DNA window TCAAACAAGGATGCTGTCGCCGGGTGAGCGGACACCAGTATTGGCGTGTAATAAATGCCCTGAGTTAGATTTTGAAATTCAATAGTGAGTTCTGCCGCGTTTGCAGAGGCTGTAGCCATCATTGCAGAGGCGAATAGGGTAGTGCGTAGTTTCATGGTTTTCCTCGAATTGTTAATAGTGGTCTTACAACACGAGAAAAAGTATGGAAGCCATTTATCCCAAAAGTATCACGAAAGTTTTACGATTTGGTACGAATTGGTGGCGAATCCATTCGAGAGTTTTATATAGCAGTGCTAATGGAAAGGTTGCCGCGCAAGCCATTGATGCCTGCGCGATAAATATTGTTGATACAGGGTCAATATCAATACAGCATGGCATAGAGCTTGCGGCGGTAAGTGGCGGCCAGACTGTCGCCTTCAGGCAGTGCATTGATGGTATCGATCATCAGCTTTTTAGCATCGCCAAAGTTAATATCTCGTTGTAGCACTTTTAACAGTAGTGCCAAACCTTCTTCCTGACGATTGTTTTGCTGGTATTGCACGGCGAGATCCACCTTGGCTTGCAGATCCTCAGGGTTTTTATCTACGGTTTCTTCTAAGGCTAAAATTTCTGGCGATTGTGAGGCTTTTTCTGCCAGTTCCAGTTTGCCTTTCAGCGTTTGGTAGTCAGCGTCTTGATCCACCAACATGACACTGTCCAGTAACTCTTTGGCTTGTGCCAAACGGCCTAGCTCTAATAAGGTATGGATAAGCGCAAACTTGATATCGGTTCTGTCTGGCGCGGTTTCGAATGCGGTTTTCAGTAGAGGAAAGGCCTCATCGTATTTGCCTTCCGCCATCAGTTCACCGGCATTGGTAAGCAGACCATCTTCTACTTTCGGAAGGTGTTTTTCTAATAATGCTCGGATTTCACCTTCAGGCT includes these proteins:
- the trxA gene encoding thioredoxin, whose product is MEQVTSNIVNMTPDNFQQIVLEESQQRLVMIDFWADWCEPCKSLMPVLEKIAAEYPQDLLLAKVNCDEQQAISMQFGVRNLPTVILVKDGQPIDGFAGAQPEGEIRALLEKHLPKVEDGLLTNAGELMAEGKYDEAFPLLKTAFETAPDRTDIKFALIHTLLELGRLAQAKELLDSVMLVDQDADYQTLKGKLELAEKASQSPEILALEETVDKNPEDLQAKVDLAVQYQQNNRQEEGLALLLKVLQRDINFGDAKKLMIDTINALPEGDSLAATYRRKLYAMLY